A window of Diabrotica virgifera virgifera chromosome 9, PGI_DIABVI_V3a contains these coding sequences:
- the LOC126891240 gene encoding uncharacterized protein LOC126891240 — translation MAHPAQTSDLYGDSDVMTSGSLSSKDVEGVVGTEAPTSSRKCLTERQISSFGSSSTQTASSGLTLSVSETEALLGRENIEGKHYVRDFSLSDLKSPIKRKRYTQAVKVNLARKNKHINTLVKSNKRWKRRATTLNSLVKTLKEKLFVSENAEPVLLSTPTTRSSRERSLGRTGETSRGSTKPKPRAEPVTRAAEPYQRQEPNQSQEPNQSCRAVPEPRAEPEPQSRTRAKSRTRAAEPNQSQEPN, via the exons atggcccatccagcgcaaaCTTCCGATCTTTATGGGGATTCCGATGTTATGACATCGGGTTCGTT GTCTTCTAAAGATGTTGAAGGTGTAGTAGGAACTGAAGCTCCTACTAGTTCTAGAAAATGTCTTACTGAAAG GCAAATATCATCATTCGGCAGCTCATCAACCCAAACAGCTAGCAGTGGTTTAACTTTGTCTGTCTCAGAAACTGAGGCATTATTAGGACGAGAAAATATTGAAGG GAAGCACTATGTGAGAGATTTTTCCCTGTCAGATTTAAAATCACCAATAAAGAGAAAAAGATATACGCAAGCAGTGAAGGTAAATTTGGcaagaaaaaataaacatattaacaCCCTAGTAAAATCGAATAAAAGATGGAAAAGACGAGCAACGACATTAAACTCATTGGTGAAGACATTAAAAGAAAAACTCTTTGTTTCAGAAAATGCTGAACCTGTGTTATTG TCCACACCAACAACACGAAGTAGCAGAGAGAGATCACTAGGGAGAACAGGAGAAACAAGCAGAGGATCCACCAAACCAAAGCCAAGAGCCGAACCAGTGACAAGAGCCGCAGAGCCGTACCAGAGACAAGAGCCGAACCAGAGCCAAGAGCCGAACCAGAGCTGCAGAGCCGTACCAGAGCCAAGAGCCGAACCAGAGCCGCAGAGCCGAACCAGAGCCAAGAGCCGAACCAGAGCCGCAGAGCCGAACCAGAGCCAAGAGCCGAACTAG